Sequence from the Maribacter algicola genome:
GAAATTTCTCTCTTAATTTGGAATATTCGTTCTGGAACGATTGTATGGCGGAATCGATGGAGTTGGCATTCACTTCGTCGTCATACTTTAGGATGAATATAACCTCTTCCCTCAAAGCATTATTGATTACCTCGTCCAACTTCTTGTTTCCCATAGCCTTAGGTACGGAAATTGTAACCGTCGCACAATTGCTACAGCGCTCGTTGTCAAAACTGGAAGTCTCAAAGATCAGATTCTTATCTTCTTTGCATCCAATAAAAATCAGTGTTACTAGAAGAATTGAAAGTGTATATTTCATGGTTATTTGTCAAGGTTGGACAAATGTAAGGCTTCGTTGTAATCCCCAAAAGATAACGATACATTTGTATGAATAATTATAGGTATGGCTGCCAATAAATTGAGATTCAATAGTAAGGTTATTCACGGAGGCCAAGAACCAGATAAGGCCTATGGGGCTGTGATGCCGCCTATTTATCAAACAACGACGTTTGCCCAAAGTTCGCCAGGCAAAAACAAAGGATATGAGTATTCCAGAAGTGCCAACCCCACCAGGACGGCACTGGAGAACGCCTTGGCAAGTATTGAAAATGGAAATTTTGGACTGACCTTTGCCAGTGGATTGGCCGCAATAGACGCGGTCTTAAAATTATTAAATCCGGGGGATGAGGTTATTTCAACAAGTGATCTTTATGGAGGTAGCTACCGATTGTTCAAAAAGGTTTTTGAAAACTATGGAATCGTTTTTCATTTTGTAGGAACGGAGCATGTTTCCAATATCAAAGACCGAATCAATGAAAAGACAAAATTGATCTGGTTGGAAACACCAACCAACCCTATGATGAACATTGTGGACATTGAGGCTGTTTCCCAATTGGTAGAACGAAACGAGCTTCTTTTGGCCGTGGACAACACCTTTGCCACGCCTTATTTACAAAAGCCTTTGGACCTTGGCGCCCATATTGTTATGCATTCCGCCACCAAGTATCTGGGAGGGCATAGTGATGTCATTTTAGGGGCCTTGGTGGTAAAGGACGAATCATTGGCCAAAAGATTATATTTTATCCAAAATGCCAGCGGTGCCGTATCCGGTCCCATGGATAGTTTTCTCGTGCTACGGGGAATCAAGACTTTACACGTGCGTATGCAAAGGCATTGTGAGAACGGGAAAGCCATTGCAAATTTCCTGCGAAAGCACCCCAAGGTAGAAAAAGTCTATTGGCCCGGGTTTGAAGATCATCCCAATCATAAAATTGCAAGGAAGCAGATGACCCAATTTGGAGGTATGATTTCCTTTGTGCCCAAGGGAAGCAATTATAACGATGCCATTAAAATTGTAGAGCGCTTAAAACTGTTTACGTTGGCGGAATCATTGGGCGGTGTTGAAAGTCTTGCCGGACATCCTGCAAGTATGACCCATGCCAGTATACCTAAAGAAGAGCGGGAAAAGATCGGTATTGTAGATGCATTGATACGTTTGAGTGTGGGAATTGAGGATGTTGAAGACCTTATTGAGGATTTATCGCAAGCCATGGAATAATGGCTCATTTAATGTATTGTTTAACGGGAAACCCTATTTATTTTTCAGGGATATCAAATGTTTGTCATTAAAACCATAATTTTTAATGTATTATGAAATATTTAGGTATATAATTATAATAATAACATAATTTTGCCGATATATTTTGAATTCAATAATTTAAATCGACGTTAATGAGCTCAATGAAAGCAAAAATAGATGCATTTATGGATGAGGTGAAGTCCCGAAATGGACATGAACCAGAATTCATTCAAGCCGTTCAAGAAGTGGCAGATACGGTAATACCTTATATTGCCGATAATGATATATATAACGGCAAGAATATCCTCTTAAGAATGGTGGAACCGGAAAGATTGATTTCCTTCAGGGTCGCTTGGGTCGATGATGCGGGCGAAATCCATGTAAACCGTGGATATCGCATACAGATGAATTCTGCCATTGGACCCTACAAAGGTGGTTTGCGCTTTCATCCAACGGTAAATGCAAGTATCCTTAAATTTTTGGCTTTTGAGCAAGTATTCAAAAATAGTTTGACTACCCTTCCCATGGGAGGTGGTAAAGGAGGATCGGATTTTGACCCCAAAGGTAAATCTGACGATGAGGTAATGCGTTTCTGCCATGCCTTTATGTTGGAACTTAATAGGCACATAGGTCCCAATACTGATGTGCCCGCGGGGGATATAGGTGTTGGCGCTCGTGAAATTGGGTACTTGTTCGGGATGTACAAAAAAATCCGAAATGAGTTTACCGGGGTTTTGACCGGTAAGGGTCTTTCCTGGGGCGGTTCCAAAATCCGTCCAGAGGCTACCGGATATGGTACCGTTTACTTTGCCGAAAACATGTTGAAAACCAAGAATGAGAACCTTGACGGTAAAACCGTTGTAATTTCTGGATCAGGCAACGTAGCACAGTATGCCGCTGAAAAGGTAATCCAACTAGGTGGTAAGGTCGTCACACTTTCAGATTCCAGTGGCTATATCTATGATGCCGATGGTATCGATACAGAAAAGCTGAAATTCGTTATGGACCTAAAAAACAATAAGCGCGCACGTATTTCTGAATATGTTAAGGAATATCCCAACGCGGAATATAGAGATGGTAAAACTCCTTGGGACGTGAAGTGCGATATAGCCTTGCCATGTGCCACCCAGAACGAGTTGAATGAAAAGGATGCCAAGAAACTATTGGACAACGGATGTATCTGTGTTGCCGAAGGGGCCAATATGCCTTGTACCGCAGACGCCGTACATGCCTTTCACAACGCAAAAATCCTTTTTGCACCTGGAAAGGCTTCCAATGCAGGTGGTGTTGCAACCTCAGGACTTGAGATGTCACAAAACTCCTTGCGTATAAGTTGGACCCGAGAGGAGGTCGATGAACGCTTAAAAGGTATCATGTCAGATATCCACGATTCTTGTATCGAGTACGGTATGGAGGAAAATGGCTATTGTAATTACGTAAAAGGTGCCAACATCGCCGGTTTCGTAAAAGTGGCGGATGCCATGTTGGCCCAAGGGGTCATTTAAAGGAATATACTTTATTGTAAGGCCCATCCTTTTTAAGGATGGGCTTTTTGTTAGGTATAAGATCAGATTGGACAGTAGCATCATATTTTATCCTATTTTTATGCCCTAAAACAAGGGCTTGCTATTCAATTCTTTTGAGTTTTTGGTTTTTCTGATTGTTGTCTTTGGGCTCTATTGGCTCGTTTTCAACACCAAAACCAAGTATCAGAATGTATTACTGTTACTAGCGTCCTATAGCTTCTATGGATGGTGGGACTATAGGTTTCTGTCCCTTATTTTCATATCCACACTGGTGGACTATGTAGTAGGCCTTCAAATTCACGGAACCGTTAAAGCATCCCAAAGAAAAGTATTATTGGGAATAAGTATGGCCTTTAATATTGGTCTGTTGGCATTTTTTAAATACTTCAATTTTTTTGTGGATTCATGGATCCAAGTATTGGACAATCTAGGATATCACACAAAGAATACATGGTCGTTGAACATCATACTTCCCGTAGGAATTTCCTTTTATACCTTTCAGACAATGTCCTATACCATTGATGTATATCGAAAGAAACTGGTACCAACCAAAGACTTTATTTCCTTTGCGGCCTTCGTTTCCTTCTTTCCACAGTTGGTAGCGGGGCCTATAGAACGTGCCTCTAATCTGCTGCCACAAATATTGGGAAAGAGGAACTTTTCCTATGAAAAGGGGATGCAGGGATTACGGCTAATTTTATGGGGCTTGGTGAAAAAGGTTGTAATTGCTGATGTTTTGGCCCTTAAGGTGGATGATATCTTTGGAAACTACCATGACTTTGGAGGTGGAGTACTCTGGTTGGGAGCCATCTATTTTGCCATTCAGATCTATTGTGATTTCAGTGGATATTCTGATATCGCCATTGGGGTGTCCAAATTGTTCGGTATCGAATTAATGTCAAATTTCAAGTTTCCCTACTTTTCAAGAAATGTGGGTGAATTTTGGCGGAGATGGCATATTTCCTTGTCCACATGGTTTAGGGATTATCTTTATATCCCCCTTGGAGGTTCACGCAATGGCAAATGGAAATCGCTGCGTAACGTATTTATAATATTTTTGGTAAGTGGACTGTGGCACGGGGCCAATTGGACCTTTGTAGTATGGGGGGGGCTCCACGCACTGTTGTTCGTTCCCAGTTATATCATGGGGCGAAATAGAAAATATACCGATGCCATTGTTGCGGAAAACTCTTGGTTTCCCACTCTAAGGGAATTCGCTGAAATACTGTTGACCTTTTTATTGGTTGTTTTGGCATGGGTGTTTTTTCGAAGCGAATCATTGGCATCCGCTTTGGAATACCTGACTTTTATGTTCACCAAACTGGATTTTCCACTGATTTATAAAAATGGTCTGTACAGTGTAGGGTCCCTGCTCTTTTTGGATTGGATTTTTAGAAAGGATGAACGTCTCAATTTTACTTTTTTAAAGAATATCAACAAAAAAGTGTTGGGTTTTGTGGAAGTAGCGGTCCTGGTCATAGTGGTATACCTTATTAGTTTGAATACCAGTTCAAGTCAATTCATTTATTTTCAATTTTAGATGAAAGCATTTCTCAAAAAGACAGCAATTTTTGGTTTGACGGTGCTGGCATACTTTTCTGCTACGAGTATTTATAATTACACGATCGACCCTTATGGAATTTTTGGAAACAGGAGGGAATTCAAGGGTCTACGGCCAAATGAACACAGTTTAAAAACCAATTATGTACTGCAAAACCCAAATATGTTCAACAGTTTTCTGTTTTCCAATTCCAAAGGAGGCGTACTGCATGTGAACCAATTGAATACAGCGGAATCCAGATGGTACAATATGACCTATTCATTAGGTACTCCAGAAGAATTCTATAAGAGCCTGTTGCTTTTTCTTGAGAACGATGTTCAAGTGGATAACATTATTTTAGCTATGGATGAAGGGGTTATCTACGAGCGAACGAGTGCCCATGAGAACGACGCCTCTCGAAAGTTCGTAAACCTACAGGAGAATAAAATCCAATGGGAGTTTCTATTCTTGCCCATTTCCATCAAGAAAATTTTGGGGGCCGATCTGAGTAAAAAGTATATTGAGCACGATATATATACCGATGGCAATTATTACGCAAATAATGCTTATGAAACGGACTGCAGGCTTCATGAGAATTTGGAGATACTAGATATTCCAGATGCGGTACCCATTCATCCACTGGATTTTTCTTCACAAATTGAAATTCTTAAGAAAATCAAACTATTGTGCGAACAAAGGGGTATCAAGCTAACCTTTCTGGTACACCCCAATTCTTATGAAAATTATATTAGTTCCACGGAAAGGAGGATACAATTTGGCTATCTCTTGGATGTACTTGAAAATAATGGTTTTGAACTCTTTAGGCCATACGGTTCAAAAGTATTGGGTGTAAGCCCCTGTTACTGGTTGGATAAGCACCACTACACTAAAAATATTGGGGATATAATATTAAATGAATACTCCCAGTATTGGATGAACAGAGCAATAAGGCAGTAAAGGATATCTTTGTAAAAACCTTTTTTAATGCAGGTAACCACCAAGGCCATTGTATTGACTTCCATTAAATATGGGGACACAAGTTTGATCGTGCGTATTTATACGGAATCCGATGGGCTAAAATCCTATTTGTTAAGGGGCATTTTGGCTTCAAAAAAGGGAAAGGTAAGAAAAGCGTTGTTCCATCCACTTTCCCAACTTGAAATAGTCGCCAACCATAGAAATAAAGGCTCCTTGGAAAGTATAAAGGAAGCAAAGATCTACTACCATTATCAGAACGTCCATAGCAATATGGTAAAAAATGCCATGGCCCTGTTTCTGGCGGAAATGCTCGCCAATAGTATCCACGAGGAAGAAAGTAACAAGGAATTGTTCCGGTTTCTGGAGGCATCCTTGCAGTGGATGGATATCCATACGGAAATATCCAATTTCCATCTCTACTTTTTGCTACTATTGACCAAGTATCTAGGGTTTTACCCAGATTTGGATAAGGTGGATGCCCCGTATTTTGACCTGTTGGAAGGTGAGTTTGTCTCCACCACGTCTTTAAATCCCATGCTCTACGGTGAAAATATTTCGTATTTCAAATCCTTTTTAGGCATAAATTTTGATGGAATAAGTACTGTAAAAATGAGAAAAAAAAACAGGCAGGAACTCCTTCAATCCTTGGTTTTGTATTATGAATTGCATTTGCAAGGTTTTAGAAAACCGAAATCATTGGCGGTTCTAAATGAGGTGTTTAGTTAGTATGAGCAGAATTTTACCCCTACTTTTTCTTTTATATGGTTGTATAGGGTGGTCCCAACAAGTGACCGTCTTGGATGATGATACCCATGAGCCCATCCCAAATGTGGCCGTATTTAACCCGGATAAGACCAAAATAAGTGTGACCGATTTCGACGGAAATTTTGATTTCACCCCTTTTTTAAATGAGGAGCGATTGATTCTAAGGCATTTGAGTTACGAAACAAAAAAGCTAACGCGTCTTCAGTTAGTCAAAAATGGGTACAAGGTATTTTTACTAATGAAACCTGAGCGATTGGACGAGGTGGTCATGTCCGTCTCCAAGTGGGAGCAACAAAAGAAGGAGGTACCCAACAAAATCGTTTCCATAGATGCCCAGACTATTGCGATGAATACGCCACAGACTTCAGCGGATCTTTTGCAGAGCAGTGGAAAGGTCTTTGTCCAAAAAAGTCAATTGGGAGGAGGAAGTCCTATGATAAGGGGGTTTGCCACCAACAGGCTGGTACTATCCGTGGATGGGGTTCGTATGAACAATGCAATATTCAGAGGCGGAAACTTGCAGAATGTCATATCCATTGACCCCTTCAACATCAGGAATACCGAAATCATTTTTGGTCCTGGATCGGTTATTTATGGAAGTGATGCCATTGGCGGTGTCATGAACTTTTACACGAAACAGCCTACGTTGAGCCAAAAGGAAACTGCTGAAATCTCGGGGAACGCCATTTATAGATTCTCCTCGGCAAATACAGAAAATACGGTTAACGCCAATGTAAACATCGGCAAGGAGAAATGGGCGTCCTTGACCAGTTTTTCTTATAATAGCTTTCAGGATTTAACAATGGGGAAACATGGTCCGGATTCCTATTTGAGGAACTCTTTCGTGAAAACCTTAAATGGGGAAGATATCCTCGTGCCAAACGAAAACCCAAGAAATCAGGTCCCTACGGGTTATGATCAAAGGAACTTCATGCAGAAATTCCTTTACAGACCCCATGTAAACTGGGATTTGAACTTGGGAATCCATTACTCGGAAACATCGGATTATTCCCGTTTTGACAGGCTTATTAGGCCTTCACGCGATGGTCAAGGATTAAGGTCGGCAGAATGGTATTATGGCCCACAAAAATGGTTTATGGGCAATGTGCAGTTAAAAAAGAAAGGCAACGGAAAATTGTACGATGGACTCAAACTCACCGCAGCCTACCAATTTTTTGAAGAAAGTAGGAATGACAGGGATTTTCAGGGCACCGTATTAAATACCACGCGCGAAAAGGTGGATGCGTTAAACCTGAACTTAGATTTTGAAAACAAGAAAATTGGGAATTTTAAACTGTATTACGGGGGGGAGTTTATTTTTAACAAGGTTGGTTCAACAGGTATGGACACCAACATAATCACCGGGGAAATGGCATCTGCAGCGTCCAGATATCCAGACGGTGCCACTTGGAAAAGTTTGGCAGGCTATCTAAATGGGGAATACAAGGCTAAGCCTAACTTCATTTTAATGTCCGGTTTACGGTATAGCCATGTTTGGATAGATGCGTTGTTCAATCGTACTTTTTATGCGTTTCCTTTTGAGAATGCGGATGTTAGTACAGGAGCACTAACTGGAAGTGTGGGTTTCAGTTGGTTTCCAAAACAAAACCTTCAAATTACGTTTAACGGATCAACTGGTTTTAGGGCCCCCAATGTAGACGATATAGGGAAAATATTCGATTCTGAACCGGGCTCCGTGGTAGTTCCCAACCCAGACCTGGAATCTGAATACGCGTACAATGTAGAGTTGGGAGTTCATAAGAATTTTAAGGATAAACTTGTATTGAAAGGGACTACCTTCTATACGTATTTGGTAGATGCCTTGGTTCGAAGGGACTTTACCTTTAATGGCTTAACGCAAATTGAGTACGGAGGCGAGTTGAGCAATGTTCAGGCCATACAGAATGCCGCAAAGGCCTATGTTTATGGTTTTGAGTTTGGATTGGATGCATATTTGTCAGATCAATGGTCCCTTTCGTCCAATCTTACCATTACCGAAGGGATTGAGGAGGAAGAGGACGGTACGGACTCACCGGCAAGACATGCGCCACCTACTTTTGGTGATTTTCATGTAAAATGGAAGAAGGAGAAAATATCCACTGATTTTTTCCTGAATTATAATGGTGAGGTAGCCAATGATCAATTGGCAATATCTGAACAATCCAAGGATTACATCTACGAGAGGGATGAAAATGGAGATCCTTTTTCACCATCCTGGTATACCTTGAACTTTCGTTCCCAATACGCCATTGCGAACAACCTCAAAGCAACGCTAAGTTTGGAAAACATAACCAATCAGAGGTATAGGACCTATTCTTCCGGAATTGTTGCTCCGGGAAGTAATTTAATATTGGGGATAGGGTACCATTTTTAGTATAAAAAGGCCCGCAACCGGGCCTTTTTTGTTTAGAAATTGTACGCTTCCTATTTTAAGAAAGTACAGGTTTTTTACTGTGAAATTTTATCCGCCGCTTCCTTGGTGGCGTCCTTTACATCCTCACCAATTTTTTTTGCTTTGTCCATAGCTTCTTCGCCGGCCTCTTTTGCGGAATCCAAAGCATCCTCGCCTGCTTCCTTGGCAGAGTCAATGGCTTTCTCTCCTGCCTCCTTCATGCTTTCTCCAGCTTCCTTGGCCTTGTCCATGGCGTCTTCGCCAACCTCTTTTAGGTCATTTCCGGTTTGTTCCAAAGATTCTTCAGCTTGGGTGGCTGCGTCTTTCGCCTTTTCTGCCGTTTCCCTACAGGAAATAAAAGAAGCGCCCAAAGCCAAAACCAATACGGTGCTTACTACTAATTTTTTCATGTTGTTAATTTTTAGTGTTTGTACCCGTATATACGAGGGAATACCCTTTTTGGATCAAGGGTCTTGTATTCTCTTTTGGGGAATTTTCCATTTGAGCCATTTCATGGCGGGGTAGGGCTACAGTTCCAACTAAATTAATTAATTTTGCGGGCTTAAAACCCAGAACCATAAGCATTTCGTATGAAGTTCGCAGAATATAAGGGATTAGACTTGCCTAAAGTTGCAGAAGAAGTTCTAAATTACTGGAAGACCGCCAAGATTTTTGAAAAGAGTATTTCATCCAGGGAGGGTAAACAAAGCTATGTCTTTTATGAAGGGCCACCATCAGCGAATGGAATGCCGGGTATCCACCACGTAATGGCGCGGACTATCAAGGATATTTTCCCTCGCTACAAAACAATGAAGGGCTTTCAGGTAAAAAGAAAGGCCGGTTGGGATACACACGGACTTCCTATCGAATTGGGCGTGGAGAAGGAACTTGGGATTACGAAAGAAGATATTGGTGTAAAAATTTCCGTAGAGGAATATAATGCAGCCTGTAAGAAGGCGGTAATGCGCTATACGGATGTTTGGAACGCCATGACCGAGCAAGTTGGGTATTGGGTGGATATGGACGACCCTTACATTACCTATAAATCCAAATACATGGAATCTGTTTGGTGGTTGTTGAAACAGATTTATGAGAAAGGACTCATATATAAAGGGTACACCATACAGCCGTATTCTCCAAAAGCGGGTACCGGATTAAGTTCTCATGAACTGAACCAGCCAGGTACCTATCAAGATGTTACGGATACTACCGTAACGGCCCAATTTAAGGCTTTGGAGGAAACCTTGCCAGACTTCCTTAAAAATGAGGGAACCATTTATTTTTTGGCATGGACAACAACACCGTGGACACTTCCCTCCAATACGGCTTTAACCGTTGGCCCCAAGATTGATTATGTAATGGTAGAGACCTATAACCAGTATACATTTGAACCTATGAATGTCATACTTGCCAAAAACTTGGTAGGTAAGCAATTTGCAGGAAAATATTTTGAGGTTTCGGAAAAATCAGATTTAATCGGCTATACGAAGGAGGACAAAAAGATTCCATTCTATCAGGTAAAGGAATTTAAGGGAATAGACCTTGTAGGCATTCGATACGAACAGCTTTTGGATTATGTACTTCCCTATGAAAATGCAGAGAATGCATTTCGGGTAATTTCCGGTGATTTTGTAACTACGGAAGACGGTACGGGTATTGTACATACGGCCCCAACTTTTGGCGCTGATGATGCCTTTGTGGCAAAGCAGGCCGTTCCGGAAATACCTCCCATGTTGGTATTGGACGAAAATGCGAACCTTGTCCCGCTTGTAGATTTGCAGGGGAGGTTTAGACCGGAGTTAAAGGAACTCGGTGGAAAATATGTAAAGAACGAATATTATGAGGAGGGGGAAGCTCCAGAGCGTTCCGTTGATGTGGAGATTGCCATTAAACTCAAAGAGGAAAACAAGGCCTTTAAGGTTGAAAAATATGTGCACAGTTATCCCAACTGTTGGCGTACCGATAAGCCTATTTTGTATTACCCTTTGGACTCCTGGTTTATAAAGGTTACAGATATTAAGGACAGGATGTTCGAGTTGAACCAGTCCATCAATTGGAAACCCAAGGCAACTGGTGAGGGACGGTTTGGAAATTGGTTGGCGAACGCAAACGATTGGAACTTATCCAGGTCGCGGTATTGGGGCATTCCTTTGCCCATCTGGAGAACCAGTGATGGTAAGGAGGAACTGATAATCGGCTCTGTTTCTGAGTTGAAGTTGGAAATGCAAAAGGCCATGGAAGCCGGCATACTTGAAAAGGATATTTTTGAGGACTTTGTGGTAGGCGATATGTCCGAAGCAAACTATGAAAGGATAGACCTGCACAAAAATATTGTAGATCAGATCACCTTGGTTTCGCCATTGGGGAAACCCATGAAGCGTGAAAGCGACTTGATCGATGTTTGGTTCGATAGTGGTTCCATGCCCTATGCGCAATGGCACTATCCATTTGAAAACAAGGAACTCATCGACACGGGCAAGACCTTTCCAGCCGATTTTATTGCGGAAGGTGTTGATCAGACGAGGGGATGGTTTTACACCCTACATGCCATAGGCACCATGGTGTTCGATTCCGTGGCCTATAAAAACGTGGTTTCTAACGGACTTGTGCTTGACAAGGAAGGGAAAAAAATGTCCAAAAGATTGGGCAACGCCGTAGACCCCTTCGATACGATGAAGGAGCATGGTGCGGACGCGACTCGCTGGTACATGATCAGCAATGCGAACCCATGGGACAACCTAAAATTTGACCCCGAGGGCATTGTTGAAGTGAAGCGAAAATTCTTCGGGACACTTTACAATACGTATTCATTTTTTGCCCTGTACGCAAATATCGATGCCTTTAGCTTTTCCGAGGAAAATATACCCGTGGAGGAAAGACCGGAAATAGATAGATGGATATTGTCCGAACTCAATTCATTAATCGCTTTTGTAGATGATGCCTATGCAGATTATGAACCTACCAAGGCTACGAGGGCAATTTCAGATTTCGTACAGGAAAACCTAAGCAATTGGTACGTTCGCCTGTGCAGAAGAAGGTTCTGGAAAGGGGATTACCAAAAGGACAAGATCGCTGCCTATCAAACACTCTATACCTGTTTGGTAACGGTAGCCAAACTTTCCGCGCCCGTGGCACCTTTCTTTATGGACAGGCTCTACAAAGACCTGATCGCTACGACCAATTTGGAACCCTTTGAAAGTGTCCATTTGGCAGATTTCCCAACGTCGAATAAAAATATGATCGATTCTGCCTTGGAACAAAAGATGCAAAAGGCCCAAACGATATCGTCCTTGGTTTTATCGATTCGGCAAAAGGAAAAGATAAAGGTGAGGCAACCGCTCCAAAAAATCATGATTCCTATTTTGGACGAGCAGGACAGAATGGATATTTTGGCGGTATCGGACTTAATAAAGTCGGAGGTAAATGTTAAGGAAATAGAACTTTTGGACGATGCTTCAGGGGTTTTGGTAAAACGCATTAAACCTAATTTCAAGACCTTGGGACCAAGGTTCGGCAAAGAAATGAAGCAAATCGCAAACGCGATAAATGCTCTAAATCAGGAAGATATCCAAAAAATTGAACAAGAAGGCGAATTATCCCTTCAAATAGAAAATAAAAACATTATTTTACAGTTTCAGGATGTAGAGATAAGTTCCCAGGATATTGAGGGCTGGTTGGTGGCCTCATCCGGCAAAACAACGGTCGCATTGGATATCACCATTAATGATGACCTAAAGAAGGAAGGCATCGCTAGGGAACTGGTCAACAGGATCCAGAATTTAAGAAAGGAATCTGGTTTTGAAGTGACAGACAAAATTGACATAAAGATGCAGAAGGACGGATTTGTAGAGCAGGCCGTAACCAGTAATCTTAGTTATATAAAGGCGGAAACTTTGACAGCAGAATTGAATTTTGAGGAATATTTAGAGAATGGCACTGAAATTGCCTTCGATGAAGTGAACACTAAATTGTTTATTGCAAAACATTAACGAGATGGCAGAAGATTTAAAAGTAAGATACTCGGACAAGGATTTGGCGGAGTTCAAGGAATTGATAGAAGAGAAAATAGAAAAGGCTAAAAGTCATTTGGAGCTTCTTAAAAGCT
This genomic interval carries:
- the ileS gene encoding isoleucine--tRNA ligase; this translates as MKFAEYKGLDLPKVAEEVLNYWKTAKIFEKSISSREGKQSYVFYEGPPSANGMPGIHHVMARTIKDIFPRYKTMKGFQVKRKAGWDTHGLPIELGVEKELGITKEDIGVKISVEEYNAACKKAVMRYTDVWNAMTEQVGYWVDMDDPYITYKSKYMESVWWLLKQIYEKGLIYKGYTIQPYSPKAGTGLSSHELNQPGTYQDVTDTTVTAQFKALEETLPDFLKNEGTIYFLAWTTTPWTLPSNTALTVGPKIDYVMVETYNQYTFEPMNVILAKNLVGKQFAGKYFEVSEKSDLIGYTKEDKKIPFYQVKEFKGIDLVGIRYEQLLDYVLPYENAENAFRVISGDFVTTEDGTGIVHTAPTFGADDAFVAKQAVPEIPPMLVLDENANLVPLVDLQGRFRPELKELGGKYVKNEYYEEGEAPERSVDVEIAIKLKEENKAFKVEKYVHSYPNCWRTDKPILYYPLDSWFIKVTDIKDRMFELNQSINWKPKATGEGRFGNWLANANDWNLSRSRYWGIPLPIWRTSDGKEELIIGSVSELKLEMQKAMEAGILEKDIFEDFVVGDMSEANYERIDLHKNIVDQITLVSPLGKPMKRESDLIDVWFDSGSMPYAQWHYPFENKELIDTGKTFPADFIAEGVDQTRGWFYTLHAIGTMVFDSVAYKNVVSNGLVLDKEGKKMSKRLGNAVDPFDTMKEHGADATRWYMISNANPWDNLKFDPEGIVEVKRKFFGTLYNTYSFFALYANIDAFSFSEENIPVEERPEIDRWILSELNSLIAFVDDAYADYEPTKATRAISDFVQENLSNWYVRLCRRRFWKGDYQKDKIAAYQTLYTCLVTVAKLSAPVAPFFMDRLYKDLIATTNLEPFESVHLADFPTSNKNMIDSALEQKMQKAQTISSLVLSIRQKEKIKVRQPLQKIMIPILDEQDRMDILAVSDLIKSEVNVKEIELLDDASGVLVKRIKPNFKTLGPRFGKEMKQIANAINALNQEDIQKIEQEGELSLQIENKNIILQFQDVEISSQDIEGWLVASSGKTTVALDITINDDLKKEGIARELVNRIQNLRKESGFEVTDKIDIKMQKDGFVEQAVTSNLSYIKAETLTAELNFEEYLENGTEIAFDEVNTKLFIAKH